A region of the Callithrix jacchus isolate 240 chromosome 10, calJac240_pri, whole genome shotgun sequence genome:
TTCATGTCATCTCCCTTCCCTGCCTGGGAGTAAAGGTGAGGTGCAGGGACTTAAGCTTGTGTACTCTGGTGCCATCAAGAAGGATGTGTCAAGTAGAGAGGCATGGCTTGGAAAGAGGGAGACTCAGAGGAGAGTCAAGGACATGTGAGCAGGCGAGCCTGGGAGCAGGAAAAGAGATGAGAGTGAGCAGAGGCAAGTGCCAGGGCAGGGGAGCAGGTGGGAGAACTGGGGAATGAGGGGGctggagaggtgggggtgggaatgCAGGCAAGGGGCTGCCTGGCTGTCCAGGCTCAGGAGTCAATTACATCCTCCCACAAGGGCCAGCTCACCTGGTCACCCCAAAGCCCTTCCTCTGTGGGTGGGACCAGAGGGCCCAGAGCGGGCATGACTCAATTGAGCAGGACTGAGGTGGACTGGAGTGGGTGCTGGGCTGGACTCCTGGCCGTGGGGAGTAGCCACCACCCTGCCTACTGCATCCACTTTTCAGCTGGCTGCCTCTCTGAGCAGATGCAATATTGGGTGCCTTGTGAAACATGCTCCTAGTGCACCTGCTGCCTGCTGTACCTCCAGGACTGCCCTGGGCTCTCCAGAGGGGGTTCCTGTGGAGGCTGGGCCTAGATTTTGAACCCTGCCGCTCATACCTGGTTCCCCTCCCCCAGAGGCCAGCTGCTTGATTACCCTGGAAGCCAGTCTATCCCCAGGGGACAACTGGGTTTGTTCCACAGCCCTTCATGGTTTTTCTATTTGGACTGACTAACCATTTCATAGAGAGGGGTGGGTCTTGCCCCAGCTCATCTGGTATGTCTAAAGCAACTGTGGGATCAGAATCTGcagctcccagcccccagccctgcaaCATTAGGGGAGGCTGGATCCCACAACTCTGAAGTCCCACCAGGCTGGTGCAAGTGGGCTCCCAAGTCCAGGGCTGCtctgcaggctgtggggctcATGCTCCAGCTCCAGGCCCACCTTATGTGCTCAGGCTGCTCACCTTTGGGCCTGTCCTGCCTCTCAGGTATTCGGCTAACCCCGAGGGACTCTGCCTCATCTTGACCACCAGCTATGGTCTCTGACTTAGAGGTTCCCAGAACCTTAGGCCATTTGGCTCAACCCCCCACTTCTCAGCTGGGACCAAAAAGGGGAAGCAGCTTTCTCATGGACCCCCAGCAAGTCAGAGGCAGAACTGGGTCTAGGAGCCTCTTTATGACAGAGGTCCTCCCTGACCCCGAGCCTTCTTCATTGTCTCATTAACTTCCCCATAAGGAGACCGCCCTTCGGAGGCTGGAAATGGTGCTGTCCAGGGCGGTGTGTGCCCGTGACTGTGCTTGTGTTTGTACCTGTGAGTGTGTAGGGGGGTGGGGATGAAGGGTGGGAATAAACAGCAGCATGCTGGGGGCTGGAATTCACTCCCGCTCAACCCCAAAAAAGGCACGGAAGAGCCCTGCCCAGCACAGCACACGCTTAGGCTTTCCAACCTGCTGAATGCCTGTGAGGCTGGCTGGGATAACAAGACAAAGGACAGGACTTTCCCCCACAGATGGCAAGCATGGTCCAGGATGGGTGGAAACTTCTACAGCAGCTTTGCGGGGTCACATTCCAGCCCATGGGCTGACAGTTAAGCAGAGAAGCCGCCTCTAGGGGTCAGTCATGATCCAGTGATTCTGATGAggacaggtgaaaccctgtctctaataaaaatacaaaaaagttagccaggtgtggtggcaggtgcctgcaatcccagctacttgggaggctgaggcaggataatcacttgaacctgggaagcagaggttcccgtgagctgagatcatgccactgcactccagcctgggagacaaaagtgagactatgtctcaaaaaaaaagaaacgatgCTGGAGGGTGGGGGAGTCTGCTGCTGATCTGTGTCTGTATCCCTGGCTTTATGGGGTGTAGACCTCCCCAGTATCCCCAGGACAGGAGCTCGCAAATGCCATAAAACCTGGAGGCCACTGCGAAACTGTAGAAGTCAGGCTAGCAAAGGTGATAGGACGGAACAGGTTTTTATAAAAGTTTGAGGAGTATttgtataataaaagaaaaagaagacctaTCTAATTTACTACTTAGAATAATATAATCTTGGTGCAAAACTGGAACAAGGATGTACAAGGAAAGTTCACAATAGAACAGGAACAGTCTGAATGATGGGTCTTTGTCACAGGGAGAGGACACAGGGCAGTGCTTAGTGACGGCCTCTGGAGCCAGGCAATCAGGATTTGTATTTCTGCTGCCACTACCTGCTTTCCCTGTGACCTTAGGGATAATGACTTGCCTTCACTGAACCTTAACTTCCTCATATATAAAGGGGAAATAACCTTTACAATAAGCCTTTtaggatgaaatgaaataattcaagGAAAGGAACTTAACAATATACAAAACATAGAAAACCAAATAGAAGTTAGCTATTGTTAACTTTTATAAACATGAAttccaaattttatataaaataataccaaGTCAAATGCAgtaatgtacacacacacataatgcaTCATGGCGAATTAGGTTATATTTCAATAATGCAAGGACAGAGTCAACACATAATGCACTATTAGCAAGCTAgcatccttttttttgttttgttttgttttgttttttgtttttggggtttttttttctgagacaaggtctctccgtcacacaggctggagtgcagtgtcaagattttggctcactgcaacctcccccttcctggctgaagcaatcctccccacaagccttccaaagtgctgggattacaagtgtgcaccaccacacctggccctattttCCTTAGTATATAACAATTATCACACTTAATggtaaaattttagaagaaattttcATCAAAGTTAGGACGTAGACAAGGGTAGCTTCTATTACTGTCTCTACCGAACATGGCACTGGAGGTCCTAGGCAATGCGTTCAGCTGATACATaggaagttgcctttttttttttttttaggttatgAGATGCCCAACATCAAAAATGTATGTGAGTCAAcctataatagaaataaatcaaCCAGGTGAGATGgatcattcctgtaatcccagcactttgggaggctgaggcaggcagatcacctgaggttagaaatTGGagcctagcctggccaacatggtgaaaactctctactaaaaatacaaaaaaattagctgggtgtgatggcacatgcctattattccagctacctggtaggctgaggcagaagaatcacttgaacccgggaggtggaggttgcaatgtgTGGAGAACATGCCACTggacagcctgggtgacagagtgagactctgcatgaaagaaagaaaaagaaagaaatcaacaggcacggtggttcacacccatactcccaccactttgagaggtggaggcaggacaatcgctagaacccacgaggtggagattgcagtgtgTGGAGACcgtgctactgcactacagcctgggtgacagagactctgaaaaaaagaaagagagaaagagagagagagttgaaggagagcaggagggaggaagagaaggagggaaggaaatcaaccaggtgcggtggctcacacctgtattcctagcactttgggaggcctaagtgggcagatcacctgaggtcaagagttggagacaagcctggccaaaatggtgaaaccctgtctctacaaacaaacatacaaaaattagccaggcatggtagtgggctctttgtaatcccacctactcaggaggctgaggcaggagaatctcttgaacctaggaggtggaggttgcagtgagccaagattgtgccactgcactccagtctgggtgacagagtgagactctgtctcaaaaaaaaaaaaaaaaggaaagaaagaaagaaacatatgaagaaaatgaaatttttaaattgaaaagaagaaaactacctGTATTTGCAGACCATATGATTGTCTATGCAGAAAATCCAGAAGAATATACTGATAAATTATTGGGACTAGTAGCAGAATTTGCAAGGTTTTCTAATTCAAGATCaacttagaaaaaaactattagcATTCCTGTACATCCGAAATAACCACTTAGAAACCGTAATAGAAAAAGAcatcctattcacaatagcaacaaaaccCTGAGAATATATCTAGCAAAATGTACACAGACCTTTCACGAAGAGTATTGCTATAGCCAGAATGTGTCTCCAAAAATTCCTGTTTAAAACTTAATTGCCAGAATGATAGTATTAAGTGGGGGCCTTTAAGAAGTAAGTCATTAGGGTGAGCCCTCATGCATGAGATTAGTGCCTTATAAAGGGCTTGAGGTGATGGTACATCTGTTCTTTCTGCCTCATGATAACATAGCATTTGTCTGCCCCAGAGGAATCAGCATTCAAGataccatcttggaagcagacaccaggccctcaccagacactgtaCCTTCTGGAGCCTTGatcttcttcttccctcccttcagaACTGAGAGAATAACttctgttgtttgtaaattacccagtctcgggtgttTTGCACTAGAAAAAGACtaagacaaatataaaaattactcatTGACTTAAAGGAAGAGCAGAAATATAAGCCATATATATTATGAATGGTAGGACTCGATGCTATAAACCTATAATTTCTCACTgaattaatctataaattcaagcaattcccagACAAATCCCAATAGAGCTGTTTTTGGAACTTGACAGGCTGATCTGAAAATTCATGTAGTCATTGAGGGGCCAAGATTAGTGTAGCTgacctggcgcggtggctcacacctgtaatctgagcactttggaaggccgaggtgggtgatcacctgaggtcagcggtttgagaccagcctggccagtgtagtgaaatctcatctctacaaaaaatacaaaaattagctgggcgtggtggcatttgcctgtagtcccagctacctgaaaggctgagccaggagaactgctcaaacccagtaggtggaggggATAGGGAGCCAAGAtagagccattgcattccagcctgggtgacagagtgagacttcgtcggTGCAAGACTGTTTCAATTACCATGGTTTTATTATAATTCATTACCTGTTAGGACAAGACCTTCCAATCttacttttcttcttcaaaattgttttaaatactgtaaatatttttttatacataaatacaaaaaacgTTAGCACGGCAACTTTAGCAGACATCtatagcttatttaaaaaaattaacagcaacTCTATACtagcaaaatgaaaaacaaattaactgAATAAATGAGTAACTGAATTAAATAACACTAGGCTACAAAGTTATACAAGATTAAAAGTTATGAAGTACTATTTATTATACCTAAACGATATtacttttttggaaaaattatctaaggcttttgcttttttgaaatgCAAGCTTTCCCCTATACTTAAGTATATTCATTATCTTACTGTTTTGGTCAGGACaagaactgaaaaagagaaataatcttGAGTTCAGAATGAACAATTCTTGTTATATGTATTTTCCCACATGTTAGGAATGTTCTGTAACTTTCCGAGAAATAGTGACTTCAACTAAATACTAAACTACTACCAAGCCCCAGCTGTATTTTTGGATGTGTTTAGTCATTGGGAGCcatggcatttcttttttctgtattacGAACTGTTACACTCACTTACTCTGACTGTTAACATTGGAACAGAAGACCTCCTGTTCTGTGACTGATTGGCAGGCAGAAATGACACGGACAGGAAATGGGAAATGGTTCAGGGTCTCGGAATTCCCCCGGCTGCCTAATTAAGTGGCTTGCTATttggaagtttttaaaatgtttgtcccTTGGAGTTCCCCAGAGAGAAGCAAGCATCAGATTCAATGGGCAAAGAGCGTCAACTTCAAAAGTCTTTGGCTGTCATACCAAAAACATTTACTGCATGCCATTGTGTCTATGGCACCACTGAGGGAGCATGGAGGTGGACACAAACGGTCCATGACTAGTAAAAGCCAAGGGTTTTTATCTACAAATTTTCTATTAcctaagcattaaaaaaaaattgggctcCTCTATGGTTTATGTACAATTATATGTGCGTGTACACCAACATACAGGCAGGAGTATGTCTTTCATTTTACTGAAACTCAGAAAACACCGGAGCGTGAAGCCTGGCTTGCAATACAGTTCCCGTCGCTAGCAAGGAGCATCTGAAATACCGACACTTTTCCTCAGAGCGTGATTTCAGTATGCACTGCTGGTCTCCAGAACCGAAaaccaaaagtttaaaaacaagatACTCTAGTTGATCATAAAACAATTGTTAAGTCTTCACAATTATTCATCGGATGCTTCCTACTTTCCAACGCTTCGCTGTTTTCGATTTGCACAGCCAACCGTTGGACATCGATGCTACACAGTTACGATTGTTTACTTAAGCAAAATATGCCACCAGACCGACTCCATCGTCAAAATCCAGTCATCTCGACGACGAGGGAAGGCATCACACTGGGGGGGGGGCCTTGCCAGGGCCAGGCCACAGCCCTGAGATGACACATGGTAGGACGCGCAAAACCACCGGCGCCAGGGTGTTTCCGCAGATTCAAACGCAGCGGCTCACGTTCTGCCACGTCCCCCAGGAGAATGGTGgccacagagagaaaggaaatgtgaGGGGCACACACCGCAAGGTAAATAAAACGAACAAACACCGAGTTGATTCGGATAGCCCCATTCCCCTGACAACCCAGCCGGCGACTCCCGTGGGCGCTCACTGGCGCCGGGCCTCCCTGGGCCACCCGGCGTCTTTCCCGGAGGTTTGTCTCCTCACCGCCTAACCCGCGCTGGGTTTCGCTTTCCCGCCCCGGCCTCCCGGGCGCCCTCCCGCGGAGGCTAACGCGGGTCCCCGGCCCGGCGTGCTGACGTCACCGTGCGTCGGCGTGGGCCCGGCTGGGGCGGCGGGCTTCGGGAGCGCGGGGGCTGATACGAGATGAGCTGGCCGTATCTCCTAGTAGGCGCCGCCGCTTCCCGGCTCTGAGGAGGCCTCTCGGTAGCCGCGCAGCTTCCGTGTTTGCTGCGCCCGCACTGCGGTGAGTGCTGCTCCTTCCGGGCTCGGGCGGCGCGGGACGGGTGGGGACGGGTGGGGACGCGCGGGCCCGCGGGGGCCCACTTCCCTAATGTGGTGGCTGCGGGAGGAAGGACGCGGCCTGGGGCCCGTCGGCCGAAGGTTGAGGGTCGCCGGGGGTTCTGTGCTTTCCACTCTCACCGAGGTTTTATTTGATTCGGAAGCCCCAACTTCAAGACTTGCAGTCAAAGCGATTTTTTAAATAGGACTTGTTTTCAAGCCTCCTCTGGCCGCCGCCCACTCTTCTGGCCCTGGGACCTTGACCAAGATGTTTTCTCGcagttttttttttgcaaggttTTAAACTTAGCTTTCGGCTTTCTTTTAATGGAAGACATGGAAACGAAGACATTTCGGTGGCGCCGAGATCTCAGATTTCATAGTTCCCACTGCGCTGTCACTCCGGTAGTCGCCTGCGGTGTGTTGTGAGGAACAGCTCTGGGAAAGTATTGGGTAAATCCCATAGCTTCTATTCCTTTCCTTTCCGCCCTGTCCCCTTGCCCCGCTGCAGTTTGCATAAAGAGAATGCAGCAGTGTGGTGCTCGTAGATACAAATCTTTCATTTAAAGACAGGCTATGAGACGGGGTGTAATTAAAGCCGTCACGGCAGTGGTCACCGTGCCAGGACCACTGTTTCACAGCCCATCGTGTTAGGTTTTGTTTTCGAGTTGCTTTCTGCGGTTGTTGCCTTGGAATTGTAAGGGAATGGTGGCGTTTAAGGGTTTATATTAATGAGCTCCTGTTTTACTGCAGTTTTCCTAGTCGTGCAGAGACTTGATATTTACACACTAACGTTGCTGTCTAATTACTGCTGTACTGCTGCTCACCGGGTTTAGTGGAGTGTCTGCCTGTCTTTTTAACCAACGTTCCTTTGCCTCCAGGAGAGTGCCAGAGATAACTTAGGTCAGAAAAGGAGAGGAGCGCAAGGACAAAATGTTTTTTCCTGTGAAAATGTCCATTTGCCTTCAAAATTGTACATTTTCAAGACAGTATAGTTAGTGCTCTGGGAAgtatattgcatttatttattttaattaagtacTTTTTCAGTTAGAAAGTTGTAGtgacaaattgctggaattaagatgtataatcttttcttttattattattatttttttaagacagagtcttgctctgttgccaggcgccagtctggagtgcagtagcgcaatctcggcccactgcaatctccgcctcctgggttcaagcaattctcctgcctcagcctctcaagtagctgggactacaggtgcgcgccgccatgtccagctaatttttgtattttttactagagacagggtttcaccatgttgaccaggatggcccgatctcttcaccttgtgatccgcccacctcggcctcccaaagtgctgggattacaggcgtgagccactgcgccccgccaaGATGTATTATCTAAAGTGTAAATTATTCTTTCACTTCACTGAATAAATTGAAGAGTATATAAGTTCTATTTGCCATGCAAATACAGTTTTCTGAAataccttttgttttttcttttcagatttacAGCCCTGAAGAATCTCCCTCTCCCTATTTTTCCCCCTGCAGTAATAAATCCCATTATGAAGACCTCGAAACTTTATAAAGGGATATAGTTTGAATTCTATGGAGTGTAATTTTGTGtatgaattgtatttttaaaacattgatttcAGAAAGAAGGCTAGTAGAGTTGATTATTGATACATTATGCTAAGCAGTACTTTTTCGGTAATAGAATATTTTGTTAGGCATTTCTGATAACACTAGAAAGGGCAGGTTACATCTTGTGACAAATTGAGTAATGTTTAATTACAACATGACTGATAATTATAGCTGAATCGTCCTTAAATGATGTACAGGTTATTTAGCTTTTAAATGCAGTGTAAAAAGTGTGCTCTGGAAATTTTACAGTTAACTAAGTTTATGGAGAAAATACCTTTAGTTAATCAAGAATAATAAAACTGTATACAAAGTTAGGCAGAAAGTCCACATGATGCTGCAGGAAATGGAAACAAATACAAATGATATTTAACTAAGATAGAAGAGTTTACAGTCTGTGAACTTTAAGCAAAGTTCATTTGACATCAAACACTGTAACTGGCACAGGTTCAGCAAAGCTTGTGGGTGTTGGCTTCCCCAAAAGTTGTCAGCTGAAGTAATATAGCCCACTTATGTAAATACTCTGATGATAAGGGGTGTGAATTTAGCCTTTAAGTAGTGTGACCATATGAAGATTTTAATTACTTTTGTTTATtggaataaaatgagatttttggGGGGTTGTCATATTAAAATGCATATAGGGAAAGATGCCTGCATATAATTTCTTACCTTGTGGCATAATTCAGTAATTGTCCTGTTATCCAGGCTTAATAGCTTGTAACCAAacataaataaaaggcataattTAGGTATTCTATAGTTGCTTAAAATTTTGAGAATATAAATCTCTTTGAAAAATCAAGGAGTTTTAACATTTTCAGAAGTGCATTGACTTTTTCTGAGCTTTTCGTTAGTATTATACAGATTATGAACAAATAGCACTTAGGTTGCCTAAAAGAGTGACTATAACCCCAAAGAGTCGTGTTCTAAGTAGTATCTTGGTAATTCAGAGAGATACTCATCCTACCTGAATATAAACTGAGATAAATCCAGTCAAGAAAGTATAGTGAATTCTACATAAGAGTCTatcattgatttctttttgtgATAAAAGGTCTTATTTAGTGTGAAGAAATTTCAAGTGAATGTTTTAGCTATCAAACAGTACTATCACCTACTCATGCACAAAACTGCCTCCCAAAGACTTTTCCCaggtccctggtaccaaaaaatTAAGAGTATAATGGAAGATAGCACGCTTTTGTCAGATTGGACAAACAGcagcaaacaaaaaatgaagtatGACTTTTCCTGTGAACTCTACAGAATGTCTACATATTCAACTTTCCCTGCCGGGGTTCCTGTCTCAGAAAGGAGTCTTGCTCGTGCTGGTTTTTATTATACTGGTGTGAATGACAAGGTCAAATGCTTCTGTTGTGGCCTCATGCTGGATAACTGGAAACTGGGAGATAATCCTATTGAAAAGCATAAACAGCTATATCCTAGCTGTAGCTTTATTCAGAATCTGGTTTCAGCTAGTCTGAGATCCACCACTAAGAATACGTCTCCAATGAGAAGCAATTTTGCACATTCATTATCTCCCACGTTGGAACACAGTAGCTTGTTCAGTGGTTCTTACTCCAGCCCTTCACCAAACCCTCTTAATTCTAGAGCAGTCGAAGACTTGTCTCCGTTGAGGACTAACCCTTACAGTTATGCAATGAGTACTGAAGAAGCCAGATTTCTTACCTTCCATATGTGGCCATTAACATTTTTGTCACCATCAGAATTGGCAAGAGCTGGTTTTTATTATATAGGACCTGGAGATAGGGTAGCCTGCTTTGCCTGTGGTGGGAAGCTCAGTAACTGGGAACCAAAGGATGATGCTATGTCGGAACACCGGAGACATTTTCCCAACTGTCCATTTTTGGAAAATTCTCTAGAAACGCTGAGGTTTAGCATTTCAAATCTGAGCATGCAGACACATGCAGCTCGAATGAGAACATTCATGTACTGGCCATCTAGTGTTCCAGTTCAGCCTGAGCAGCTTGCAAGTGCTGGTTTTTATTATGTGGGTAAGAAGCAAGTAACTCTACATTTTATCAGTTTATTTCAATTTACGTATTAGAACATGGGTTttcagtatttgtttgtttgtttgtttttccctggAGGTCGC
Encoded here:
- the BIRC2 gene encoding baculoviral IAP repeat-containing protein 2 isoform X4, with the protein product MHKTASQRLFPGPWYQKIKSIMEDSTLLSDWTNSSKQKMKYDFSCELYRMSTYSTFPAGVPVSERSLARAGFYYTGVNDKVKCFCCGLMLDNWKLGDNPIEKHKQLYPSCSFIQNLVSASLRSTTKNTSPMRSNFAHSLSPTLEHSSLFSGSYSSPSPNPLNSRAVEDLSPLRTNPYSYAMSTEEARFLTFHMWPLTFLSPSELARAGFYYIGPGDRVACFACGGKLSNWEPKDDAMSEHRRHFPNCPFLENSLETLRFSISNLSMQTHAARMRTFMYWPSSVPVQPEQLASAGFYYVGRNDDVKCFCCDGGLRCWESGDDPWVEHAKWFPRCEFLIRMKGQEFVDEIQGRYPHLLEQLLLTSDTTGDEIADPPIIHFGSGESSEDAVMMNTPVVKSALEMGFSRDLVKQTVQSKILTTGENYKTVNDIVSALLNAEDEKREEEKERQAEEMASGNAAANIFKHCLKEIDSTLYKNLFVDKNMKYIPTEDVSGLPLEEQLRRLQEERTCKVCMDKEVSIVFIPCGHLVVCQECAPSLRKCPICRGIIKGTVRTFLS